In Nitratireductor sp. GISD-1A_MAKvit, a genomic segment contains:
- the cobS gene encoding adenosylcobinamide-GDP ribazoletransferase, with the protein MAGPRNALRDMAACLGFYTRLPLPAFEMPAHGFANAQWAAPLTGLFIGAVCAAALTGVIMLGLPATIAAAIALVVSVLLTGGLHEDGLADVADGFGGGSTREKKLAIMKDSRIGSYGVVALILSFLLRWSALVALGLAAIPALLIAHTASRALMPALMRLSPPARDNGLSAGAGRPSRGTVLVALAISGVLLLVPGPGFAVIAAPLLALALFLIKWLAERQIGGQTGDVLGALQQLAETVLLIAAVAHFT; encoded by the coding sequence ATGGCCGGACCCCGCAACGCGCTACGCGACATGGCTGCCTGCCTCGGCTTTTACACGCGGCTTCCTTTGCCGGCGTTCGAGATGCCTGCGCACGGGTTTGCCAATGCACAATGGGCGGCACCGCTGACCGGTCTTTTCATTGGAGCGGTGTGCGCTGCCGCTTTGACGGGTGTCATCATGCTCGGCCTGCCAGCCACCATCGCTGCCGCCATCGCGCTTGTCGTGAGCGTGCTTCTGACCGGCGGTCTGCATGAGGACGGGCTGGCCGACGTGGCCGACGGTTTTGGCGGCGGTTCAACGCGCGAGAAAAAGCTCGCCATCATGAAGGACAGCCGCATTGGCTCCTATGGTGTCGTGGCGCTAATCCTGTCTTTCCTCCTGCGCTGGTCGGCGCTCGTCGCCCTCGGCCTTGCCGCCATTCCCGCATTGCTGATCGCCCACACGGCCTCGCGCGCCCTGATGCCGGCGCTGATGCGGCTCTCGCCACCAGCACGCGACAACGGGCTCTCGGCGGGTGCCGGACGCCCCTCCAGAGGCACGGTTCTCGTGGCGCTGGCGATTAGCGGCGTTCTGCTTCTTGTTCCCGGTCCCGGCTTCGCTGTCATTGCCGCGCCGCTTCTCGCTCTCGCGCTCTTTCTCATCAAGTGGCTCGCCGAGCGACAGATCGGCGGGCAGACGGGCGATGTGCTCGGCGCGCTGCAGCAGCTTGCCGAGACCGTTCTGCTCATCGCCGCCGTCGCTCATTTTACCTGA
- a CDS encoding cobyrinate a,c-diamide synthase: MTARAIIIGAARSGSGKTSVTIGLMRALKRRGLAVRGAKSGPDYIDPGFHQAATGHPGVNLDSWAMHPDLLAHLGSRQSEDADMLLIESAMGLFDGIVSEPGRSGAAADIARLYDVPCLVILDVSGQSQTAAALAKGFAAYDPKVRIAGVVLNQVASPRHEAMARDAIEAIGIPVLGAVYRNPDMALPERHLGLVQASEHAALEAFIERLADVMEEAIDLDAVMKAAVPLSMHAGDAARLLPPPGQRIAIAQDAAFSFVYPHLARHWRAAGAELLPFSPLADEGPAENADACWLPGGYPELHAGRIAAAGHFRASMKAFAETRPVHGECGGFMVLGKALEDAYGTTHAMLGLLGHVTSYAKRKMNLGYRQATLMSDCAIGSKGGTIRGHEFHYSRLVEPGNDAPLATLADGQGRDLGPSGGRRGHVSGTYFHTIARS; encoded by the coding sequence ATGACGGCGCGGGCAATCATCATCGGGGCGGCGCGTTCGGGCTCGGGCAAGACCAGCGTGACCATCGGCCTGATGCGCGCGCTCAAAAGGCGCGGTCTTGCGGTGCGCGGCGCGAAATCCGGCCCCGATTACATCGATCCCGGCTTTCATCAGGCGGCGACGGGGCATCCCGGCGTCAATCTGGACAGCTGGGCCATGCACCCGGATCTGCTCGCGCATCTTGGAAGCCGGCAAAGCGAAGATGCCGACATGCTGCTCATCGAAAGCGCGATGGGTCTGTTCGACGGCATCGTTTCGGAGCCGGGACGATCTGGTGCGGCGGCGGACATTGCGCGGCTTTATGATGTGCCCTGCCTCGTCATTCTCGATGTGTCCGGCCAGTCGCAGACGGCTGCTGCGCTGGCAAAGGGTTTCGCCGCCTATGACCCGAAAGTGCGGATTGCCGGCGTCGTGCTCAACCAGGTGGCGAGCCCGCGCCACGAAGCGATGGCGCGCGACGCCATCGAGGCCATCGGCATTCCGGTTCTGGGCGCGGTCTATCGCAACCCGGACATGGCGCTGCCGGAGCGGCATCTGGGCCTTGTGCAGGCGAGCGAACATGCCGCGCTCGAAGCCTTCATCGAACGGCTGGCCGATGTGATGGAAGAGGCCATCGACCTCGACGCGGTGATGAAGGCCGCCGTGCCGCTTTCCATGCATGCGGGCGATGCGGCGCGGCTTTTGCCGCCGCCGGGCCAGCGCATCGCCATCGCGCAGGATGCCGCTTTCAGCTTCGTCTATCCGCATCTCGCCCGCCACTGGCGCGCGGCGGGGGCCGAGCTTCTGCCCTTCTCACCGCTTGCCGATGAGGGGCCGGCGGAGAACGCTGACGCCTGCTGGCTGCCGGGTGGGTATCCCGAGCTTCACGCGGGGCGGATTGCAGCGGCGGGACACTTCCGCGCTTCGATGAAGGCTTTCGCAGAGACCAGGCCCGTTCATGGCGAGTGCGGCGGATTCATGGTTCTGGGGAAGGCGCTGGAAGATGCGTACGGCACGACCCACGCCATGCTGGGTTTGCTTGGCCATGTCACGAGCTATGCGAAGCGCAAGATGAACCTCGGCTATCGGCAGGCAACGCTCATGAGCGATTGCGCCATCGGCAGCAAGGGCGGGACGATCCGTGGTCATGAGTTCCACTATTCGCGTCTGGTAGAGCCGGGCAATGATGCGCCGCTCGCCACGCTTGCGGATGGTCAGGGCCGCGACCTCGGTCCCTCCGGCGGGCGGCGCGGGCATGTGTCGGGCACCTATTTCCACACCATAGCGCGGAGTTGA
- the cobA gene encoding uroporphyrinogen-III C-methyltransferase: MSLTEALSRLPFQPTPFEPGHVWLAGAGPGGFACLTLGVLAALDAADVVIYDALVDPDILKAAPQARHIFVGKRAGQPSTAQDEINRLMVAEAEAGNRVLRLKGGDPNMFGRGGEEALTLALAGIPFRFLPGITSAVGALADAGIPATMRGVNKAVIFATGHAAGTPDDLDWAALAKTGQPIVIYMGMHRLARIVDALTSGGMAGDTAAALIMNATKPDERILTTTLSTLVSQAEAQGFGSPSIIVIGGIVALREALT; encoded by the coding sequence ATGAGCCTGACTGAGGCGTTGAGCCGACTTCCCTTCCAGCCGACGCCATTCGAACCCGGCCATGTGTGGCTTGCCGGCGCAGGTCCCGGCGGCTTTGCCTGCCTGACGCTCGGTGTTCTGGCCGCGCTCGATGCGGCGGATGTGGTGATCTATGACGCGCTGGTGGACCCCGATATCCTGAAGGCTGCGCCGCAGGCCCGGCACATTTTCGTCGGCAAACGTGCCGGCCAGCCCTCGACTGCGCAGGACGAGATCAACCGGCTGATGGTGGCAGAAGCCGAGGCCGGAAATCGGGTGCTGCGTCTGAAGGGCGGAGACCCCAACATGTTTGGCCGCGGCGGCGAGGAAGCCCTGACACTGGCACTTGCCGGCATTCCCTTCCGCTTCCTGCCGGGCATCACCTCGGCTGTCGGGGCGCTTGCCGATGCGGGCATACCCGCCACCATGCGCGGCGTGAACAAGGCGGTGATATTCGCCACCGGTCACGCCGCCGGCACGCCGGATGATCTCGACTGGGCGGCGCTCGCCAAAACCGGCCAACCCATCGTCATCTATATGGGCATGCACAGGCTTGCCCGGATCGTGGATGCGCTCACTTCCGGCGGCATGGCGGGCGATACGGCGGCAGCCCTCATCATGAATGCGACGAAGCCGGATGAGCGCATTCTCACCACCACGCTTTCGACACTTGTTTCACAAGCGGAGGCTCAAGGGTTCGGTTCCCCCTCGATCATCGTGATCGGCGGTATCGTTGCGCTGCGCGAGGCACTGACATGA
- the cobM gene encoding precorrin-4 C(11)-methyltransferase, whose translation MTVHFIGAGPGAADLITVRGRDLIARCPVCLYAGSLVPEELLTHCPPGARIVNTAPMSLEEIEAEYIRAHEAGEDIARLHSGDLSVWSAVAEQIRRLAALGIDYTLTPGVPSFSAAAAALGRELTIPEVAQSLVLTRISGRASKMPEGETLANFAATGTTLAIHLAIHALNRVVAELTPHYGPDCPVAIVARASWPDERILRGTLSTIEAEMAKDPIERTALILVGPGLGAEDFRESALYSADYQRRFRGREGL comes from the coding sequence ATGACCGTTCATTTCATTGGCGCCGGACCGGGCGCTGCCGACCTCATCACCGTTCGCGGCCGCGACCTGATCGCGCGTTGCCCGGTGTGCCTCTATGCCGGTTCGCTGGTGCCGGAGGAGCTGCTGACGCATTGCCCGCCGGGCGCGCGCATCGTCAACACCGCGCCCATGTCGCTTGAAGAGATCGAGGCGGAATATATCCGCGCCCATGAAGCGGGCGAGGACATTGCCCGGCTTCATTCGGGCGATCTTTCGGTCTGGAGTGCGGTGGCTGAACAGATCCGCCGTCTTGCAGCACTCGGCATCGATTACACGCTGACGCCGGGCGTGCCGTCCTTCTCGGCGGCTGCGGCGGCGCTGGGGCGCGAGCTGACCATTCCGGAAGTGGCGCAGAGCCTCGTTCTGACCCGCATTTCCGGCCGTGCGTCGAAAATGCCGGAGGGCGAGACGCTCGCCAATTTCGCGGCCACCGGCACAACGCTCGCCATTCATCTCGCCATTCACGCGCTCAACCGGGTGGTGGCGGAGCTGACCCCGCATTACGGCCCGGACTGCCCTGTCGCCATCGTGGCGCGGGCAAGCTGGCCGGACGAACGCATTCTGCGCGGCACGCTTTCCACCATCGAGGCAGAGATGGCGAAGGACCCGATCGAGCGCACGGCGCTCATTCTCGTCGGGCCGGGGCTGGGTGCCGAGGATTTTCGTGAAAGCGCGCTCTACAGCGCCGATTATCAGCGCCGGTTTCGCGGACGGGAGGGATTATGA
- a CDS encoding cobalamin biosynthesis protein — protein sequence MICAGFGARKGVTSEAVLAALDAALTMHDIARNRLNALATVPRKRDEPGLTDAAKALRLPLIIADEAAMRAAATHCLTRSEQALAATGLPSASEAAALAVCGPAARLLGPRLTLDGVTCAIATTGRQS from the coding sequence ATGATCTGCGCCGGGTTTGGAGCCAGAAAAGGCGTCACAAGCGAGGCGGTTCTTGCCGCACTCGACGCCGCCCTGACAATGCATGACATCGCGCGGAACAGGCTCAATGCGCTGGCGACCGTGCCACGGAAGCGGGACGAGCCCGGCCTGACGGACGCTGCAAAGGCGCTCCGCCTGCCGCTCATCATTGCCGATGAGGCTGCAATGCGGGCAGCGGCGACGCACTGCCTGACCCGTTCGGAACAGGCGCTCGCCGCCACCGGCCTGCCTTCGGCCTCGGAGGCGGCGGCGCTGGCCGTCTGCGGCCCAGCCGCCCGGCTTCTCGGGCCGAGGCTCACACTTGACGGCGTAACCTGCGCCATCGCGACCACCGGAAGACAATCATGA
- the cbiE gene encoding precorrin-6y C5,15-methyltransferase (decarboxylating) subunit CbiE, translated as MTSSRAFCSQAESAKRWLAIVGIGEDGMAGLGEEARRAIADAEIVFGGARHLELAADEIAGEPRPWPSPFDKAVDEIEALRGKNVCVLASGDPFHFGVGATLARRIPAEEMRVFSAPSSFALAAARLGWPLQSVETVSLHGRPIAPIRPLLHPGTRILALTSDGAAPAAIAGLITAEGSGSSRFTVLEALGGPRERQVSGVASALSAERFDDLNVVAIEVAADEDARILPLGTGLEDGLFEHDGQITKSEVRAVTLSALAPKRGERLWDIGAGSGSISIEWLRQHPSLSAIAIEADGERAERIARNAERMGVPQLTVVEGKAPAAFAGLAAPDVVFIGGGATVPGLMEAAIAALGTGGRLVANGVTLETQALLIDCHGQHGGELIEIAIARAAPVGGMTALRPAMPVLQWRWRRP; from the coding sequence ATGACGTCTTCTAGAGCATTTTGCAGTCAGGCGGAAAGCGCTAAGCGCTGGCTTGCCATCGTGGGGATCGGCGAGGACGGTATGGCCGGGCTCGGTGAGGAAGCACGCCGCGCGATTGCCGATGCGGAGATCGTCTTCGGCGGCGCGCGGCATCTTGAACTTGCGGCAGATGAGATTGCGGGCGAGCCGCGTCCATGGCCCTCGCCTTTCGATAAGGCGGTCGATGAAATCGAAGCCCTGAGAGGCAAGAATGTCTGCGTGCTCGCCTCCGGCGATCCGTTTCACTTCGGCGTTGGCGCGACGCTGGCGCGGCGCATTCCGGCAGAAGAAATGCGTGTCTTTTCCGCCCCGTCTTCCTTTGCGCTTGCCGCTGCCCGGCTTGGCTGGCCGCTGCAATCGGTCGAGACGGTTTCTCTGCATGGCCGGCCCATCGCGCCGATCCGCCCGCTGCTTCATCCCGGCACGCGCATTCTCGCGCTCACATCCGATGGCGCGGCTCCGGCTGCGATTGCTGGGCTGATTACTGCAGAAGGGTCTGGCTCCTCGCGTTTCACCGTGCTGGAAGCGCTGGGCGGTCCGCGCGAACGGCAGGTGAGCGGCGTGGCTTCCGCGCTTTCTGCAGAACGCTTTGACGATCTGAACGTGGTCGCCATTGAGGTGGCGGCGGATGAGGATGCGCGCATTCTGCCGCTTGGAACCGGGCTGGAAGACGGGCTTTTCGAGCATGACGGGCAGATCACCAAATCGGAGGTGCGGGCCGTCACGCTTTCAGCGCTTGCCCCGAAACGGGGTGAGCGGCTCTGGGACATCGGAGCAGGTTCAGGCTCGATTTCCATCGAATGGCTGCGTCAGCATCCATCGCTGAGCGCCATCGCCATCGAGGCGGACGGGGAGCGGGCGGAACGCATTGCCCGCAATGCCGAGCGCATGGGCGTGCCTCAGCTCACCGTGGTTGAAGGAAAAGCGCCTGCCGCGTTCGCGGGCCTTGCAGCACCAGACGTGGTTTTCATCGGTGGCGGGGCGACTGTGCCGGGGCTCATGGAGGCCGCGATTGCCGCTCTTGGAACCGGGGGCCGCCTTGTTGCAAACGGGGTGACGCTCGAAACGCAGGCGCTTCTGATCGACTGCCATGGGCAGCACGGCGGAGAGCTGATCGAGATCGCCATCGCGCGCGCCGCCCCCGTTGGCGGCATGACGGCGTTGCGCCCGGCCATGCCGGTGCTTCAATGGCGCTGGAGGAGACCATGA
- a CDS encoding cobalt-precorrin-6A reductase translates to MAKQTLLILGGTGEARRLAERLCARSALRVVTSLAGRTSTPEALQGEVRVGGFGGADGLARYLEDQRIDLMVDATHPFAARMARNAAEAARLTGVPLITLMRPAWQPVAGDNWQIASGMAEAAKLLGQEPRRVFLAIGRQEVQMFRAAAQHHYRVRSVEPVEPSHLPANAHCILARGPFSEADEIALLTEHRIDIVVAKNSGGAATYGKIAAARRLGLPVIMIDRPKPSGTATVANVDEALAAIEAHLAAPVAERGA, encoded by the coding sequence ATGGCAAAGCAGACCCTTCTCATTCTTGGTGGAACAGGCGAAGCACGGCGGCTCGCGGAGCGGCTCTGCGCGCGCAGCGCGCTGCGTGTCGTCACCTCGCTTGCCGGGCGCACAAGCACGCCGGAAGCCTTGCAGGGCGAGGTGCGTGTGGGCGGTTTCGGCGGCGCCGATGGGCTTGCGCGTTACCTCGAGGACCAACGCATCGACCTGATGGTAGATGCCACGCATCCCTTCGCCGCGCGCATGGCGCGCAACGCGGCGGAAGCGGCCAGACTGACCGGCGTGCCGCTCATCACGCTCATGCGTCCCGCCTGGCAGCCGGTCGCCGGCGACAACTGGCAGATCGCGTCCGGCATGGCCGAGGCGGCCAAGTTGCTCGGGCAAGAGCCCCGGCGCGTCTTTCTGGCCATTGGCCGGCAGGAAGTTCAAATGTTTCGCGCGGCGGCGCAGCATCATTATCGGGTGCGCAGCGTGGAGCCGGTCGAACCGTCCCACCTGCCGGCCAATGCCCACTGCATTCTGGCGCGCGGTCCGTTTTCCGAAGCAGATGAAATCGCGCTGCTCACCGAGCACCGCATCGACATCGTGGTGGCCAAGAACAGCGGCGGCGCGGCGACCTATGGCAAGATTGCTGCAGCGCGCAGGCTCGGTCTGCCCGTGATCATGATCGACCGGCCCAAACCATCGGGCACCGCCACCGTGGCCAATGTCGATGAAGCCCTGGCTGCGATCGAGGCTCATCTGGCGGCTCCCGTCGCCGAGCGCGGCGCATAG
- a CDS encoding precorrin-3B C(17)-methyltransferase produces MSGRLVIIGTGPGNPAQTTPEARMAIAAASDFFGYGPYLDRLDLSDGQTRHASDNREELARAKAALTMAAQGRHVAVVSGGDAGVFAMAAAVCEAIEHGPQEWRALDLETVPGLTAMLAVAARVGAPLGHDFCAISLSDNLKPWELIETRLAAAAGAGFVIALYNPISRARPWQLGRAFELLSGILPASTPVVFGRAAGRHDERMAIVPLNEARGEMADMATCVIIGSPETRMIERPGKPPLVYAPRSATGAAR; encoded by the coding sequence ATGAGCGGGCGTCTCGTCATCATAGGCACCGGGCCCGGGAACCCGGCGCAAACGACGCCGGAGGCGCGGATGGCCATCGCGGCGGCGAGCGATTTCTTCGGCTATGGCCCCTATCTCGACCGGCTTGACCTGAGTGACGGCCAGACCCGCCACGCCTCCGACAACCGGGAAGAGCTTGCCCGCGCGAAGGCGGCGCTCACCATGGCGGCCCAAGGCAGGCATGTGGCCGTGGTTTCGGGCGGGGATGCAGGTGTTTTCGCCATGGCGGCGGCGGTGTGCGAGGCCATCGAGCATGGGCCGCAGGAATGGCGCGCGCTCGATCTGGAGACCGTGCCGGGGCTGACGGCCATGCTGGCCGTGGCGGCCCGCGTGGGCGCGCCGCTCGGCCACGATTTCTGCGCCATATCGCTTTCGGACAATCTGAAACCCTGGGAACTGATCGAAACCCGGCTGGCTGCGGCTGCCGGTGCGGGCTTCGTGATCGCGCTCTACAATCCGATCAGCCGCGCCCGGCCCTGGCAGCTTGGTCGCGCTTTTGAGCTGTTGAGCGGCATTCTACCGGCATCGACGCCCGTCGTGTTCGGCCGCGCCGCCGGTCGCCACGACGAACGCATGGCGATTGTTCCACTGAACGAGGCGCGTGGCGAGATGGCCGACATGGCCACCTGCGTTATCATCGGGTCGCCCGAAACGCGGATGATCGAGCGCCCCGGAAAACCGCCGCTGGTCTATGCGCCGCGCTCGGCGACGGGAGCCGCCAGATGA
- a CDS encoding precorrin-2 C(20)-methyltransferase, protein MSGTLIGVGTGPGDPELITVKALKALERADVVAHFAKRGRRGNARRTVEGLLPEGIEELPLEYPVTTEIDRNDPRYIEAITGFYEASARTVEAHLKAGRTVAVLSEGDPLFYGSYMHLHVRLAPLYPAEVIPGITAMSGCWSQAGIAIVQGDDIMTVLPGTLSEDELVRRVSDTEAFVIMKVGRNLAKIRRALTRAGRLSGAVYVERGTMDKTGMMPLADKADDEAPYFSLVLGPGWRTKPGEAVA, encoded by the coding sequence GTGAGCGGAACCCTGATTGGCGTCGGCACCGGACCCGGCGATCCCGAGCTCATCACCGTGAAGGCGCTGAAGGCGCTGGAGCGGGCGGATGTGGTGGCCCATTTCGCAAAACGTGGGCGCAGGGGGAATGCCCGGCGCACGGTGGAGGGGCTTTTACCGGAGGGCATCGAGGAACTGCCGCTCGAATATCCGGTCACCACCGAGATCGACAGGAACGACCCGCGCTACATCGAGGCCATCACCGGTTTTTACGAAGCTTCGGCGCGCACGGTGGAAGCGCATCTGAAAGCGGGGCGCACGGTTGCCGTTCTGAGCGAGGGCGATCCGCTGTTCTATGGTTCCTACATGCATCTGCATGTGCGGCTTGCCCCGCTCTATCCGGCCGAGGTGATCCCCGGCATCACGGCCATGTCCGGCTGCTGGTCGCAGGCGGGCATCGCCATCGTTCAGGGCGACGACATCATGACGGTCCTGCCCGGCACGCTTTCCGAAGACGAGCTTGTTCGCCGCGTGAGCGACACGGAGGCCTTCGTCATCATGAAGGTGGGGCGCAACCTGGCAAAGATCCGCCGGGCGCTTACCCGCGCCGGCAGGCTTAGCGGCGCGGTGTATGTGGAACGGGGCACGATGGACAAGACAGGCATGATGCCGCTCGCCGACAAGGCGGACGACGAGGCCCCCTATTTCTCGTTGGTGCTCGGCCCGGGCTGGCGGACAAAGCCGGGCGAGGCGGTGGCATGA